The proteins below come from a single Streptomyces tubercidicus genomic window:
- a CDS encoding aspartate aminotransferase family protein — protein sequence MSGDLSKTAYDHLWMHFTRMSSYENAPVPTIVRGEGTNIYDDKGKRYIDGLAGLFVVNAGHGRVELAETAYKQAQELAFFPVWSYAHPKAVELAERLANEAPGDLNKVFFTTGGGEAVETAWKLAKQYFKLTGKPMKHKVISRAVAYHGTPQGALSITGLPGLKAPFEPLVPGAHKVPNTNIYRAPIHGDDPEAFGRWAADQIEQQILFEGPETVAAVFLEPVQNAGGCFPPPPGYFQRVREICDQYDVLLVSDEVICAFGRLGTTFACDKFGYVPDMITCAKGMTSGYSPIGACIISDRLAEPFYKGDNTFLHGYTFGGHPVSAAVGVANLDIFAREGLNQHVLDNEGAFKSTLEKLHDLPIVGDVRGNGFFYGIELVKDKTTKESFNEEETERVLYGFLSKALYDNGLYCRADDRGDPVIQLAPPLIADQSVFDEIEQILRTVLTEAWTKL from the coding sequence CTACGACGACAAGGGCAAGCGCTACATCGACGGGCTCGCCGGCCTCTTCGTGGTCAACGCCGGCCACGGCCGGGTGGAGCTCGCCGAGACCGCCTACAAGCAGGCGCAGGAGCTGGCCTTCTTCCCCGTGTGGTCCTACGCCCACCCCAAGGCGGTGGAGCTCGCCGAGCGGCTGGCGAACGAGGCCCCCGGTGACCTCAACAAGGTCTTCTTCACCACCGGTGGCGGCGAGGCCGTCGAGACCGCCTGGAAGCTGGCCAAGCAGTACTTCAAGCTCACCGGCAAGCCGATGAAGCACAAGGTGATATCCCGCGCGGTGGCCTACCACGGCACCCCGCAGGGCGCCCTGTCCATCACCGGCCTGCCCGGTCTGAAGGCCCCGTTCGAGCCGCTGGTCCCGGGTGCTCACAAGGTCCCGAACACCAACATCTACCGCGCGCCGATCCACGGTGACGACCCCGAGGCCTTCGGCCGCTGGGCCGCCGACCAGATCGAGCAGCAGATCCTCTTCGAGGGCCCGGAGACCGTCGCCGCGGTCTTCCTGGAGCCGGTGCAGAACGCCGGCGGCTGCTTCCCGCCGCCCCCCGGCTACTTCCAGCGGGTCCGCGAGATCTGCGACCAGTACGACGTGCTGCTCGTCTCCGACGAGGTCATCTGCGCCTTCGGCCGTCTCGGCACGACGTTCGCCTGCGACAAGTTCGGCTACGTCCCGGACATGATCACCTGCGCCAAGGGCATGACCTCGGGCTACTCCCCGATCGGCGCCTGCATCATCTCCGACCGCCTGGCCGAGCCGTTCTACAAGGGCGACAACACCTTCCTGCACGGCTACACCTTCGGCGGCCACCCGGTCTCCGCGGCGGTCGGCGTCGCCAACCTCGACATCTTCGCGCGCGAGGGTCTCAACCAGCACGTCCTCGACAACGAAGGTGCCTTCAAGAGCACCCTGGAGAAGCTGCACGACCTGCCGATCGTCGGCGACGTCCGCGGCAACGGCTTCTTCTACGGCATCGAGCTCGTCAAGGACAAGACCACCAAGGAGTCGTTCAACGAGGAGGAGACCGAGCGCGTCCTGTACGGCTTCCTCTCCAAGGCGCTGTACGACAACGGTCTCTACTGCCGTGCCGACGACCGTGGCGACCCGGTCATCCAGCTCGCCCCGCCGCTGATCGCCGACCAGTCCGTCTTCGACGAGATCGAGCAGATTCTGCGCACGGTCCTCACCGAGGCATGGACCAAGCTCTGA
- a CDS encoding ABC transporter ATP-binding protein, with amino-acid sequence MVAPPDNDVLWARGLHHAYGGTSALAGVSVGVREGEILAVTGPRGSGKSTLLKCLSGQLVPAEGEVWFNSAPVHTLSSPSRERLRLDRFGWIDTEPHLVGELTAWENAALPLLLRGTGTRSAKHTALEWLDRLDVGMCASRRPARLDQSQRQRIAIARALATTPQVLFADEPTAPLHRNDGTQVLRTLTTAARSHQITVVLATHDPEVATLADRSLALLDGHQSNGASATTGSDDEESRAECSLSV; translated from the coding sequence ATGGTGGCCCCGCCTGACAACGACGTTCTCTGGGCCCGCGGCCTGCACCACGCCTACGGCGGCACCTCCGCCCTCGCCGGAGTCTCCGTCGGCGTCCGCGAAGGCGAGATCCTCGCCGTCACCGGCCCGCGCGGCAGTGGCAAATCCACCCTCCTGAAATGTCTCTCCGGTCAACTCGTCCCGGCCGAGGGCGAGGTGTGGTTCAACAGCGCCCCCGTGCACACCCTCTCCTCCCCCAGCCGCGAACGGCTGCGTCTGGACCGGTTCGGCTGGATCGACACCGAACCGCACCTCGTCGGCGAACTCACCGCCTGGGAGAACGCCGCTCTCCCCCTCCTGCTCCGCGGCACCGGCACCCGCTCCGCCAAGCACACCGCCCTCGAATGGCTGGACCGTCTCGACGTCGGTATGTGCGCGAGCCGCCGCCCCGCGCGGCTCGACCAGTCCCAGCGCCAGCGCATCGCCATCGCCCGCGCGCTCGCCACCACCCCCCAGGTGTTGTTCGCCGACGAGCCGACCGCCCCGCTGCACCGCAACGACGGCACACAGGTGCTGCGCACCCTGACCACCGCGGCCCGCTCGCACCAGATCACGGTGGTCCTGGCCACCCATGACCCCGAGGTCGCCACCCTCGCCGACCGGTCCCTCGCGCTTCTCGACGGCCACCAGTCGAACGGCGCGTCCGCCACCACCGGCTCCGACGATGAGGAAAGCAGGGCAGAGTGCTCGCTCTCCGTCTAG
- a CDS encoding RidA family protein, which yields MTMPVDVAAGAQGRPEIERIATTPDWYEPYKISQAIRAGGLIHVSGQAGIDERGRTVSDDFLTQGRLAFANVERVLAAAGASLTDVVKVGIFVTDMAAGLGPLHTLREEFLSEPYPADTLVEVSSLAQPDWRIEVEATALAR from the coding sequence ATGACGATGCCGGTGGACGTCGCCGCCGGGGCACAGGGCCGACCGGAGATCGAGCGGATCGCCACGACCCCCGACTGGTACGAGCCATACAAGATCTCGCAGGCCATCAGGGCGGGCGGACTGATCCATGTCTCGGGCCAAGCGGGAATCGACGAGCGGGGGCGGACGGTCTCCGACGACTTCCTGACGCAGGGGCGCCTGGCGTTCGCGAACGTCGAGCGGGTGCTCGCCGCAGCGGGTGCCTCGCTCACCGACGTGGTGAAGGTGGGCATCTTCGTCACGGACATGGCTGCCGGACTCGGCCCGCTCCACACACTGCGCGAGGAGTTCCTGTCCGAGCCCTACCCCGCGGACACGCTGGTGGAGGTGTCATCGCTGGCCCAGCCGGACTGGCGCATAGAGGTGGAGGCCACCGCGCTCGCACGATGA
- a CDS encoding MarR family winged helix-turn-helix transcriptional regulator, translated as MDAEHWDRLGTLHTRVEQELAKALQQHHSIGLSEYRALARLAEADDGELRMQELADLIGLNQSSVSRLAARLESSGLTRRDLCPDDRRGVYSVITDEGRDVQKQARPTYDGALRAALDAAAADGHLGPLVATLRS; from the coding sequence ATGGACGCGGAGCACTGGGACCGGCTCGGAACGCTGCACACCCGCGTCGAGCAGGAGCTGGCGAAGGCTCTGCAGCAGCATCACAGCATCGGACTGTCGGAGTACCGTGCGCTGGCCCGGCTCGCCGAGGCGGACGACGGCGAGCTGCGGATGCAGGAACTCGCCGACCTCATCGGCCTCAACCAGAGTTCCGTGAGCCGGCTGGCCGCCCGCCTGGAGTCGTCCGGCCTGACCCGGCGCGATCTGTGCCCCGATGACCGGCGCGGGGTGTACAGCGTGATCACGGACGAGGGCCGGGACGTGCAGAAGCAGGCGCGCCCGACCTATGACGGTGCGCTGCGCGCCGCACTCGACGCGGCGGCGGCCGACGGGCACCTCGGACCCCTGGTGGCCACACTGCGGTCCTAA
- a CDS encoding LOG family protein: MTDVQSNSQPSASRPTHAHDDREIESLEEFDRVVASGGLAGYRVQSVDLTDRTFALLSADTAESVFLGCAMEPDAAAKIRAGGALVFPPVPGLPFDPYRGGLYGPDELFEGLADGGFDATPDARTYRWYQETKSDGDIFASMLRSIHDDAVSDALDEHLAGAQVVGIMGGHALERGSAAYAGAARLGRRLSRDGLTVATGGGPGAMEAANLGAYAAPFEDEMLDSALELLAKTPHFTPSVTDWAHAAFEIRRSRPGGGVSAGIPTWFYGHEPPNAFASHIAKYFVNAVREDGLLARSNAGVVFLPGAAGTLQEIFDNATPNYYESRGEPTPMVLVNRAHWTEKLPAWPLLQALAADRPMASRIALVDSVDEAPDALARLRDQAPS, from the coding sequence ATGACGGACGTGCAGTCGAATTCACAGCCCTCAGCGTCCCGCCCCACCCACGCCCACGACGACCGTGAGATCGAGTCCCTGGAGGAGTTCGACCGGGTCGTCGCCTCGGGCGGCCTCGCCGGATATCGCGTCCAGTCGGTCGATCTGACGGACCGTACGTTCGCGCTGCTCAGTGCGGACACCGCGGAGTCCGTGTTCCTCGGCTGCGCCATGGAGCCGGACGCCGCCGCCAAGATACGCGCCGGTGGCGCCCTGGTCTTCCCTCCCGTACCGGGTCTGCCGTTCGATCCGTACCGGGGCGGCCTGTACGGCCCGGACGAGCTCTTCGAGGGACTGGCCGACGGCGGCTTCGACGCCACCCCGGACGCCCGTACCTACCGCTGGTACCAGGAGACCAAGTCGGACGGCGACATCTTCGCCTCCATGCTGCGCAGCATCCACGACGACGCGGTCTCCGACGCCCTGGACGAACATCTCGCCGGTGCCCAGGTGGTGGGCATCATGGGCGGCCACGCCCTGGAGCGCGGCTCCGCGGCCTACGCGGGCGCGGCCCGGCTCGGCCGCCGGCTCTCCCGCGACGGGCTGACCGTCGCGACCGGTGGCGGCCCCGGCGCCATGGAGGCGGCGAACCTCGGAGCGTACGCCGCGCCCTTCGAGGACGAGATGCTCGACTCGGCGCTGGAACTCCTCGCCAAGACACCGCACTTCACCCCGTCCGTCACGGACTGGGCCCACGCCGCCTTCGAGATACGCCGCAGCCGGCCGGGCGGCGGCGTCTCGGCCGGCATCCCGACCTGGTTCTACGGCCATGAGCCGCCGAACGCCTTCGCCTCCCACATAGCGAAGTACTTCGTCAACGCGGTACGGGAGGACGGCCTGCTGGCGCGCTCGAACGCCGGCGTCGTGTTCCTGCCGGGCGCGGCCGGGACCCTCCAGGAGATCTTCGACAACGCGACGCCGAACTACTACGAGTCACGGGGCGAGCCGACCCCGATGGTGCTGGTGAACCGCGCGCACTGGACCGAAAAGCTGCCCGCCTGGCCGCTGCTCCAGGCTCTCGCCGCGGACCGGCCCATGGCGTCCCGGATCGCCCTGGTCGACTCGGTGGACGAAGCCCCGGACGCGCTGGCCCGGCTCCGTGACCAGGCGCCTTCCTGA
- a CDS encoding ABC transporter ATP-binding protein, translated as MTARDGSTAQELLRLGGVTVRFGTGGRPALDAVDLTVADREIVCVLGPSGSGKSTLLRVVAGLQQADAGQVLLEGRDQSGVPTHRRGVGLMFQDHQLFPQRDVAGNVAFGLRMRRSPRADQERTVAELLDLVGLPGAQRRAVASLSGGEQQRVALARALAPRPRLLMLDEPLGQLDRGLRERLVVELRRLFHELGTTVLAVTHDQGEAFALADRVVVMQDGRIAQTGTPLEVWQRPATAFVARFLGFDNVVEATVRGEAAATPWGKVPVPAATPDGPCRLLVRPAGVRLTGAAEGLPTTVAARTFRGTHVALLLQPAAGPQVEAACALRDAPDVGARVGIGFDARDVVVLDGSASAD; from the coding sequence ATGACGGCACGGGACGGGAGCACGGCGCAGGAGCTGCTGCGGCTGGGCGGGGTCACCGTCCGCTTCGGCACGGGCGGGCGCCCCGCGCTGGACGCGGTCGATCTGACGGTCGCCGACCGGGAAATCGTGTGCGTCCTGGGGCCGAGCGGCAGCGGCAAGTCCACGCTGCTGCGGGTGGTCGCCGGGCTCCAACAGGCCGACGCGGGACAGGTGTTGCTGGAGGGGCGGGATCAGTCGGGTGTGCCCACACACCGGCGCGGGGTCGGCCTGATGTTCCAGGACCACCAGCTCTTCCCGCAGCGCGATGTCGCGGGAAACGTCGCCTTCGGGCTGCGGATGCGGCGCTCCCCGCGCGCTGACCAGGAGCGTACGGTCGCCGAACTGCTGGATCTCGTCGGACTGCCGGGCGCTCAGCGGCGCGCCGTGGCGTCCCTGTCCGGCGGCGAACAGCAGCGGGTCGCCCTGGCCCGCGCCCTGGCGCCCCGCCCCCGGCTGCTGATGCTGGACGAGCCCCTCGGTCAGCTCGACCGGGGGCTGCGCGAACGGCTGGTCGTCGAACTCCGGCGGCTCTTCCATGAGTTGGGCACCACGGTGCTGGCCGTCACCCACGACCAGGGCGAGGCCTTCGCGCTGGCCGACCGGGTCGTGGTGATGCAGGACGGCCGGATCGCGCAGACCGGCACCCCGCTGGAGGTCTGGCAGCGGCCCGCCACCGCATTCGTCGCCCGCTTCCTCGGCTTCGACAACGTGGTCGAGGCGACGGTGCGGGGCGAGGCGGCCGCCACCCCCTGGGGGAAGGTGCCCGTCCCGGCGGCCACCCCGGACGGGCCGTGCCGGCTGCTCGTACGCCCGGCCGGAGTGCGGCTGACCGGCGCCGCGGAGGGCCTGCCGACTACGGTCGCGGCCCGTACCTTCCGCGGCACCCATGTCGCGCTGCTGCTCCAGCCGGCCGCCGGACCGCAGGTGGAGGCGGCCTGCGCCCTGCGGGACGCGCCCGACGTGGGCGCGCGGGTGGGGATCGGCTTCGATGCGCGGGACGTGGTGGTGCTGGACGGGTCCGCGTCGGCGGACTGA
- a CDS encoding ABC transporter permease encodes MGARRGRPARGTAVRLGLMAVPLAFFALFFAYPVVAIVGRGLKDGGQWQLSRFGAVLSDPDVVRVLWFTVWQAAASTGLTLLIALPGAYVFARFDFPGKQLLRAVVAVPFVLPTVVVGSAFLALVGRGGLLDDLWGVRLDTSVWAILLAHVFFNYAVVVRTVGGLWGQLDPRQEEAARVLGAGRFAAWRRVTLPALGPAVAAAALMVFLFTFTSFGVVQILGGPTFSTLEVEIYRQTADYLDLPTAAVLTLIQFAAVLGVLALHAWTVRRRESALRLVDASQTARRPRGPGQWALLWGTCALIAVLLLTPLGVLVERSFAGPDGYGTVFYAALGSAANADSTFAVAPLDALGNSLAYGAAATAIALVVGGLAAAALALPAPRRGRSGRTPLVSPFVRGFDALLMLPLGVSAVTVGFGFLITLDAPPLDLRASWWLVPLAQALVGVPFVVRTMLPVLRAVDGRLREAAAVLGASPWQVWREVDLPMVRRALLIAAGFAFAVSLGEFGATVFLARPDQPTLPVAVARLLGRAGELNYGQAMALSTILMVVCAAALLVLERLRPIDRSGEF; translated from the coding sequence ATGGGCGCCCGGCGCGGCAGGCCCGCGCGGGGGACGGCGGTGCGGCTCGGCCTGATGGCGGTGCCGCTCGCCTTCTTCGCGCTGTTCTTCGCCTATCCCGTTGTGGCGATCGTCGGACGGGGGCTCAAGGACGGCGGGCAGTGGCAGCTCAGCCGGTTCGGTGCCGTGCTGAGCGACCCGGATGTCGTGCGGGTGCTGTGGTTCACCGTCTGGCAGGCCGCGGCCTCGACCGGGCTGACCCTGCTGATCGCGCTGCCCGGCGCCTATGTCTTCGCGCGCTTCGACTTCCCCGGCAAACAGCTGCTGCGGGCCGTTGTGGCGGTGCCGTTCGTGCTGCCGACCGTAGTGGTCGGCTCGGCCTTCCTGGCGCTGGTGGGGCGGGGCGGACTGCTGGACGACCTGTGGGGCGTGCGCCTGGACACCTCGGTGTGGGCGATTCTGCTGGCGCATGTGTTCTTCAACTACGCCGTGGTCGTACGGACCGTCGGCGGGCTCTGGGGGCAGCTCGATCCGCGTCAGGAAGAGGCGGCGCGGGTGCTGGGAGCCGGGCGGTTCGCGGCCTGGCGGCGGGTGACGCTGCCCGCGCTGGGGCCGGCCGTCGCGGCCGCCGCCCTGATGGTCTTTCTGTTCACCTTCACCTCCTTCGGGGTGGTGCAGATTCTGGGCGGCCCCACCTTCTCGACGCTGGAGGTGGAGATCTACCGGCAGACCGCGGACTACCTGGATCTGCCGACGGCGGCCGTGCTCACCCTGATCCAGTTCGCGGCGGTGCTGGGCGTACTGGCGCTGCACGCCTGGACCGTGCGCCGCCGGGAATCCGCACTCCGGCTCGTGGACGCGTCACAGACCGCCCGACGGCCGCGCGGTCCCGGCCAGTGGGCGCTGCTGTGGGGGACGTGCGCCCTGATCGCCGTCCTGCTCCTCACGCCGCTCGGGGTACTGGTGGAGCGGTCGTTCGCCGGGCCGGACGGCTACGGAACGGTCTTCTACGCCGCGCTGGGCTCCGCCGCGAACGCCGACAGCACCTTCGCTGTCGCCCCTCTTGACGCCCTGGGGAACTCCCTGGCCTACGGGGCAGCGGCCACCGCGATCGCGCTGGTGGTGGGCGGACTGGCGGCCGCCGCCCTGGCCCTGCCCGCCCCGCGCCGCGGCCGGTCCGGACGGACGCCCCTGGTCAGCCCGTTCGTCCGCGGCTTCGACGCGCTGCTGATGCTGCCGCTGGGAGTCTCCGCGGTGACCGTCGGTTTCGGCTTTCTGATCACCCTCGACGCGCCGCCGCTCGATCTGCGTGCCTCGTGGTGGCTGGTCCCGCTCGCCCAGGCCCTGGTGGGGGTGCCGTTCGTGGTCCGGACGATGCTGCCGGTGCTGCGGGCGGTCGACGGCCGGCTGCGGGAGGCGGCCGCCGTGCTCGGCGCCTCGCCCTGGCAGGTGTGGCGCGAGGTCGATCTGCCGATGGTGCGACGGGCGCTGCTGATCGCCGCGGGCTTCGCCTTCGCCGTCTCGCTCGGTGAGTTCGGCGCGACGGTCTTCCTCGCACGCCCGGACCAGCCGACGCTGCCGGTCGCCGTGGCCCGGCTGCTGGGGCGTGCGGGCGAGCTCAACTACGGGCAGGCGATGGCCCTGTCGACCATCCTGATGGTGGTGTGCGCGGCCGCCCTGCTGGTACTGGAGCGCCTCCGCCCCATCGACCGATCCGGGGAGTTCTAG
- a CDS encoding thiamine ABC transporter substrate-binding protein: protein MSTTSRITATVVAAAVGISALAACGTPGGGSDAKTVTLVSHDSFQVSKSVLAAFEKESGYKVKMLKGGDAGKAVNQAVLTKGNPQGDVFFGIDNTLLSRGLDEGLFTPYRAKGLEKVPAALQLDKGEHRVTPLDYGDICVNYDRGYFDRHKIAPPKTFDDLIKPRYKGLLVTENSATSSPGLAFQLGTLAKYGEKGWQDYWKKLKANGVEVVDGWDQAYNDRFSGSAAGKAKGDKPLVVSYASSPPAEVLGKKPAPKEAPTGVAAGTCFRQIEFGGLLKGAKNEKGGKALLDFLLSKEFQEDVPLKMFVNPAREDAKVPELFTKYGTTIGQPATLAPGTITKNREQWIKQWSSLVLK from the coding sequence GTGAGCACCACCAGCAGGATCACCGCGACGGTGGTGGCCGCCGCGGTCGGGATTTCCGCCCTCGCCGCCTGCGGTACGCCGGGCGGCGGGAGCGACGCCAAGACGGTCACGCTCGTCAGCCATGACTCGTTCCAGGTATCAAAGTCCGTCCTGGCCGCCTTCGAGAAGGAGAGCGGCTACAAGGTCAAGATGCTCAAGGGCGGGGACGCAGGCAAGGCCGTCAACCAGGCGGTCCTGACCAAGGGCAACCCCCAGGGCGATGTGTTCTTCGGTATCGACAACACCCTGCTCTCGCGCGGTCTGGACGAGGGGCTGTTCACCCCCTACCGGGCCAAGGGGCTGGAGAAGGTCCCGGCGGCGCTGCAGCTCGACAAGGGTGAGCACCGGGTCACCCCGCTCGACTACGGCGACATCTGCGTCAACTACGACCGCGGTTACTTCGACCGGCACAAGATCGCGCCGCCGAAGACCTTCGACGATCTGATCAAGCCGCGGTACAAGGGCCTGCTCGTCACGGAGAACTCCGCCACCTCCTCCCCGGGGCTCGCCTTCCAGCTCGGCACTCTCGCGAAGTACGGCGAGAAGGGCTGGCAGGACTACTGGAAGAAGCTCAAGGCCAACGGTGTCGAGGTCGTCGACGGCTGGGACCAGGCCTACAACGACCGGTTCTCCGGCTCCGCGGCGGGCAAGGCCAAGGGCGACAAGCCGCTGGTGGTCTCCTACGCCTCCAGCCCGCCCGCCGAGGTGCTCGGCAAGAAGCCCGCGCCCAAGGAGGCACCGACCGGTGTCGCGGCCGGCACCTGCTTCCGGCAGATCGAATTCGGCGGGCTGCTCAAGGGCGCGAAGAACGAGAAGGGCGGCAAGGCGCTGCTGGACTTCCTGCTGAGCAAGGAGTTCCAGGAGGACGTGCCGCTGAAGATGTTCGTCAACCCGGCCCGTGAGGACGCCAAGGTGCCGGAGCTGTTCACCAAGTACGGCACCACGATCGGCCAGCCGGCGACCCTGGCGCCCGGGACGATCACCAAGAACCGCGAACAGTGGATCAAGCAGTGGTCCTCGCTCGTTCTGAAGTAA
- the rlmN gene encoding 23S rRNA (adenine(2503)-C(2))-methyltransferase RlmN, protein MPAPGELTFVAPRGAKKPPRHLADLSPVERREAVAAIGEKPFRAKQLSQHYFARYAHDPAQWTDIPAAAREKLASELLPELMTVMRHISCDEDTTRKTLWKLHDGTLVESVLMRYPDRVTMCISSQAGCGMNCPFCATGQAGLDRNLSTAEIVHQIVDGMRALRDGEVPGGPARLSNIVFMGMGEPLANYKRVVGAIRRLTDPEPDGLGLSQRGITVSTVGLVPAMLRFADEGFKCRLAVSLHAPDDELRDTLVPVNTRWKVREVLDAAWEYAEKSGRRISIEYALIRDINDQAWRGDLLGRLLKGKRVHVNLIPLNPTPGSKWTASRPEDERAFVQAIEAHGVPVTVRDTRGQEIDGACGQLAASER, encoded by the coding sequence ATGCCTGCACCCGGAGAACTCACTTTCGTAGCGCCGCGCGGGGCCAAGAAGCCTCCGCGGCACCTTGCCGATCTCAGCCCCGTCGAGCGTCGCGAAGCGGTGGCCGCGATCGGTGAGAAGCCGTTTCGCGCCAAGCAGTTGTCGCAGCACTACTTCGCCCGCTATGCGCACGACCCGGCGCAGTGGACCGACATCCCGGCGGCGGCGCGCGAGAAGCTGGCGAGCGAGCTGCTGCCGGAGCTGATGACCGTCATGCGGCACATCTCGTGTGATGAGGACACCACGCGCAAGACGCTGTGGAAGCTGCACGACGGGACGCTCGTCGAGTCCGTGCTGATGCGCTACCCGGACCGGGTCACCATGTGCATCTCCTCGCAGGCCGGCTGCGGGATGAACTGCCCGTTCTGCGCCACCGGCCAGGCGGGGCTGGACCGTAACCTCTCGACCGCCGAGATCGTGCACCAGATCGTCGACGGGATGCGTGCGCTGCGCGACGGTGAGGTGCCCGGCGGGCCGGCGCGGCTGTCCAACATCGTCTTCATGGGGATGGGGGAGCCGCTCGCCAACTACAAGCGGGTGGTCGGGGCGATCCGGCGGCTGACGGACCCCGAGCCCGATGGGCTGGGCCTGTCCCAGCGAGGGATCACCGTGTCCACCGTCGGGTTGGTCCCGGCGATGCTGCGGTTCGCCGACGAGGGCTTCAAGTGCCGGCTCGCGGTGTCGCTGCACGCCCCGGACGACGAGCTGCGCGACACCCTGGTGCCCGTCAACACGCGCTGGAAGGTGCGGGAGGTGCTGGACGCGGCGTGGGAGTACGCGGAGAAGTCCGGCCGCCGGATCTCCATCGAGTACGCGCTGATCCGGGACATCAACGACCAGGCGTGGCGCGGCGATCTGCTGGGCCGGCTGCTGAAGGGCAAGCGGGTCCATGTGAACCTGATTCCGCTGAACCCGACGCCCGGCTCCAAGTGGACCGCGTCGCGCCCCGAGGACGAGCGGGCGTTCGTCCAGGCCATCGAGGCGCACGGCGTGCCGGTGACCGTCCGCGACACCCGCGGCCAGGAGATCGACGGCGCCTGCGGGCAGCTCGCGGCCTCGGAGCGCTGA
- a CDS encoding DUF4239 domain-containing protein translates to MAVTRWIVINLPPWLLLAGLVVVIAGGTAIVQAVVRHRIPRVKQGEQNEIAQFLFPVIAVVYGFLIGFIVLALWGQVNTADQTTRTEGAMAAQLARGHEVFGTAESARIRQSLLAYGHAAVAEWPSAAVGESTPEAENALSRLHHTYESIRPRDDTQRSFLTSSVASLKELSIARTERLLEARTNIGPPLSLWMAILLTSGLVLGFSATFGSEQALIHYGMVAAVSVLVATNLFLVTELSYAFLGEFATSPEPLRAVVEALSPPR, encoded by the coding sequence GTGGCCGTGACCCGTTGGATCGTGATCAACCTCCCTCCCTGGTTGCTGCTGGCAGGGCTCGTCGTCGTGATCGCGGGCGGGACCGCGATCGTCCAGGCAGTCGTCCGGCACCGCATCCCTCGCGTCAAGCAGGGCGAGCAGAACGAGATCGCGCAGTTCCTCTTCCCCGTGATCGCGGTCGTCTACGGGTTCCTCATCGGCTTCATCGTCCTCGCGCTCTGGGGTCAGGTGAACACGGCAGACCAGACGACACGGACCGAGGGCGCCATGGCGGCGCAGCTGGCCAGGGGCCACGAGGTGTTCGGCACGGCCGAGAGCGCGCGGATCAGGCAGAGCCTGTTGGCGTACGGACACGCGGCGGTGGCCGAGTGGCCCAGCGCCGCGGTCGGCGAGAGCACGCCCGAGGCCGAGAACGCGCTGAGCCGCCTGCACCACACGTACGAGAGCATCCGGCCCCGCGACGACACCCAGCGATCCTTCCTCACCAGCTCGGTCGCGTCCCTGAAGGAATTGAGCATCGCCCGCACGGAACGGCTGCTTGAGGCACGCACCAACATCGGCCCACCCCTGTCCCTGTGGATGGCGATCCTTCTGACCAGTGGGCTGGTCCTCGGGTTCTCCGCCACCTTCGGCTCCGAGCAGGCCCTGATCCACTACGGGATGGTCGCGGCGGTGAGCGTCCTCGTTGCCACCAACCTGTTCCTCGTCACGGAACTGTCGTATGCCTTCCTCGGCGAGTTCGCGACGTCGCCGGAGCCACTGCGCGCGGTGGTCGAGGCCCTGTCGCCGCCTCGGTAG